In Desulfobulbus oralis, one DNA window encodes the following:
- a CDS encoding ABC transporter substrate-binding protein yields MQRNSFLAGFLAAALAFATTGATGATRALAADAAQEKTVNMAIFWLDGDIDPISAWHGWTLTRTGVGENLVQVDENLQFKPSIAEKWEQTDERTTRFIIRDGVTFHNGRTVDAAACKASLERALNESDRADIKFPVESISAEGRVLTIKTKQAYPTLLNMLADTVFIIVDAEAAKQAGPDFKFKPICTGAFKVESFSPQTGLVLSAHQAHWKGKPKVDRVNAKYISDAKSRSMALQSGELDFAAQIMPADLPILQKDPKLQVLSGPNLRIFLLRINMAHPIMHDPAFRQALHYAIQKDVYAEKIAHGIPARGPFSEVLDFGHRGADSYPYNPEKAKALLDQLGYRDSNGDGIREFQGKNIVLQYLYATNHGAEAKNIGIAMQQDLKKVGIGLETQQMENYASAAQAGKFDFLYERWTSAPAVDPQYFLDSAFKTGSSSLGAGNVGRYSNKALDALIDEMSTVSDREKRNELGRKGAQILMDDVAAIFLFYQTGNVVYNKRIDGIHRFVSEIYYIDDRLKLAQ; encoded by the coding sequence ATGCAGAGGAACAGCTTTCTGGCCGGTTTTCTGGCCGCCGCCCTGGCCTTCGCCACGACCGGCGCAACAGGCGCGACCAGGGCACTGGCCGCCGATGCGGCACAGGAAAAAACCGTCAACATGGCCATCTTCTGGCTGGACGGCGACATCGACCCCATTTCCGCCTGGCACGGCTGGACGCTCACCCGCACCGGCGTGGGCGAAAATCTGGTGCAGGTGGACGAAAACCTGCAATTCAAACCCTCCATTGCCGAGAAGTGGGAGCAGACGGACGAGCGCACCACCCGCTTCATCATCCGCGACGGCGTTACCTTCCACAACGGCAGGACGGTGGATGCCGCGGCCTGCAAGGCTTCCCTGGAGCGCGCCCTGAACGAAAGCGACCGGGCCGACATCAAGTTTCCGGTGGAGAGCATCAGCGCCGAGGGCCGGGTCCTCACCATCAAAACCAAACAAGCCTACCCGACCCTTCTGAACATGCTGGCCGATACGGTCTTTATCATCGTGGACGCCGAGGCGGCGAAACAGGCGGGGCCCGACTTCAAGTTCAAGCCCATCTGCACCGGGGCCTTCAAGGTGGAGAGCTTTTCCCCGCAAACCGGCCTGGTGCTGAGCGCCCACCAGGCTCACTGGAAGGGCAAACCCAAAGTGGACCGGGTGAACGCCAAGTACATCTCCGACGCCAAGAGCCGGTCCATGGCCCTGCAGTCCGGGGAGCTGGATTTCGCGGCCCAGATCATGCCGGCCGATCTGCCCATTCTGCAGAAGGACCCCAAGCTGCAGGTACTGAGCGGGCCGAACCTGCGCATCTTCCTGCTGCGCATCAACATGGCCCATCCGATCATGCACGATCCGGCCTTCCGGCAGGCCCTGCACTACGCCATCCAGAAAGATGTGTACGCGGAAAAGATCGCCCACGGCATTCCGGCGCGCGGCCCCTTCAGCGAGGTGCTCGATTTTGGCCACAGGGGGGCGGATTCCTATCCCTACAACCCGGAAAAGGCGAAAGCCCTTCTGGATCAACTGGGCTACAGGGACAGCAACGGCGACGGCATCCGGGAATTTCAGGGCAAAAACATCGTGCTCCAGTACCTGTATGCCACCAACCACGGGGCGGAGGCCAAAAATATCGGCATTGCCATGCAGCAGGATCTGAAAAAGGTGGGCATCGGCCTGGAAACACAGCAGATGGAAAACTACGCCAGCGCCGCGCAGGCCGGCAAGTTCGATTTTCTCTATGAGCGCTGGACTTCCGCCCCCGCGGTCGATCCGCAGTACTTTCTGGATTCCGCTTTCAAAACCGGTTCCTCCTCGCTTGGAGCAGGCAACGTGGGCAGGTACAGCAACAAGGCTCTTGACGCCCTGATCGACGAGATGAGCACGGTCTCGGACAGGGAAAAGCGCAATGAGCTGGGCCGGAAAGGCGCGCAGATCCTCATGGATGACGTGGCCGCCATCTTCCTCTTCTATCAGACCGGCAACGTGGTCTACAACAAACGCATCGACGGCATTCACCGCTTTGTTTCCGAAATCTACTACATCGATGACCGGTTGAAACTCGCCCAATGA
- a CDS encoding MATE family efflux transporter: MESISLRRYLRLAIPFMLATMTQPLLGAVDTAVVGRLDSPVFIGGVAVGTVIFNTIYWLFGFLRVATSGFSAQSLGQNRPEDMVCSWLRPLCIATLIGLTLTICQLPLHRGAMAIYHAEPDVARCASQYFHILIWGAPLVLIHYVNLGWLMGRGLVRHVLVLQIGANILNILLDLLFVLGLHLAVSGVAAATLIAQIFSFLLGCHFVLRQIPRSMIAQHAHRIGDPAGLKKILAVNGDFFIRTLCLMTMTNIFVARGAGMGSDVLAANAILFQLQYLMASLFDGLANAASVFAGRSVGSRNRAAFFESRNVAARSMCWLGAALALLLLLGPNLILRCFTDLEQVLGLCRQYMFYLILYVPAMAPGLVWYGLFSGATCTAPIRNSTIAALLIFLVLVFTLIPLLHNHGLWIAFIAFCIARSVILIAYWNRMVAQSFPQNLQPAGHGT, from the coding sequence ATGGAATCCATCTCTCTTCGCCGCTATCTGCGTCTTGCCATCCCCTTTATGCTGGCCACCATGACCCAGCCCCTTCTGGGCGCGGTGGACACCGCGGTTGTCGGCCGTCTGGACAGTCCGGTCTTTATCGGCGGCGTAGCGGTCGGCACGGTCATCTTCAACACCATCTACTGGCTTTTCGGCTTTCTCCGGGTCGCGACCTCCGGCTTTTCCGCCCAGAGCCTGGGGCAAAACAGGCCGGAAGACATGGTCTGCTCCTGGCTCCGGCCGCTCTGCATCGCCACGCTGATCGGCCTCACGCTGACCATCTGCCAACTGCCCCTGCACCGGGGCGCAATGGCCATCTACCATGCCGAGCCCGATGTGGCCCGCTGCGCCAGCCAGTACTTTCATATCCTGATCTGGGGCGCCCCCCTGGTGCTGATCCATTATGTCAATCTCGGCTGGCTCATGGGCCGCGGCCTTGTGCGACATGTCCTGGTGCTGCAGATCGGGGCCAATATCCTCAACATTCTTCTGGACCTGCTCTTTGTGCTGGGCCTCCACCTGGCCGTGTCCGGCGTGGCGGCGGCAACCCTGATCGCCCAGATCTTCTCCTTCCTGCTGGGTTGCCATTTTGTACTGAGGCAGATTCCCCGCTCCATGATTGCCCAACACGCCCACAGGATCGGGGATCCTGCCGGGCTCAAAAAAATACTCGCGGTCAACGGCGACTTCTTTATCCGCACCCTCTGCCTGATGACCATGACCAACATCTTTGTCGCCCGGGGCGCGGGCATGGGCTCGGATGTGCTGGCCGCCAACGCCATTCTCTTCCAGTTGCAGTATCTGATGGCCTCGCTCTTCGACGGCCTGGCCAATGCCGCTTCGGTCTTTGCCGGCAGATCTGTGGGCAGCCGGAACCGGGCGGCCTTTTTCGAGAGCAGGAACGTGGCGGCGCGGAGCATGTGCTGGCTGGGCGCGGCGCTGGCGCTGCTCTTGCTGCTTGGCCCCAACCTGATCCTGCGCTGCTTCACCGATCTGGAACAGGTGCTGGGCCTGTGCCGCCAATACATGTTCTATCTGATCCTCTATGTGCCGGCCATGGCTCCCGGTCTGGTCTGGTACGGCCTGTTCTCCGGCGCCACCTGCACGGCGCCCATCCGCAATTCAACGATCGCGGCGCTTTTGATCTTTCTCGTTCTGGTCTTTACGCTCATTCCGCTGCTGCACAATCACGGCCTGTGGATTGCCTTCATTGCCTTCTGCATCGCCCGCTCAGTCATCCTGATCGCTTACTGGAACCGTATGGTTGCGCAGAGCTTCCCCCAAAATCTGCAACCGGCAGGACACGGCACATGA
- a CDS encoding DUF438 domain-containing protein, with the protein MKTIDLRKSVHEICTAYPEVKAIMAELGFAEITDPLVLNTMGRVMTLPKGAALKKVPLDRIVAAFQAKGFEVLGREADPAPADGQKTDSRAELLKSYVKRLSDGEDLESVRKDFVSHFKEVDASEIMHAEQELLRDGVPLDEMQRLCDVHSALFHGSTREERNIRAGGAPVLPMFQAAPAPTPATSQTAELARESGHPVNVFMRENEAIGKHISMFYEQLNAGAAFETLQASFAVLRALGSHYAKKGDLIYPLLKSRYGISGPSEVMWTVDDEIRAEMRALDKGGLPESEWRERAGKVIGRAEEMIFKENNILLPLCVQHFTEDEWRQMARDLQDYEPCLTPAIPLWQRAEDAPIWKDSPALRNAAAAEAGEIVLPSGHLTVEQLGAMLNTLPLEITFVDANDINRYFNEGEKFFKRPLAALDREVYLCHPPKIEAMVRRLIADFKSGARDTMDVWMEKQGHSFLVRYMAVRDRKGRFIGTMECVQQMDAIKKHFVKG; encoded by the coding sequence ATGAAAACCATAGATTTGCGAAAAAGCGTCCATGAGATTTGCACGGCATACCCGGAAGTGAAAGCCATCATGGCGGAACTGGGTTTTGCCGAAATTACCGATCCCCTTGTCCTGAACACGATGGGCCGGGTGATGACCCTTCCAAAGGGCGCGGCGCTCAAGAAAGTGCCGCTGGACCGCATTGTGGCGGCCTTTCAGGCCAAAGGCTTCGAGGTGCTGGGCAGGGAAGCAGACCCCGCACCTGCGGACGGGCAAAAGACGGACAGCCGGGCGGAGCTGCTGAAAAGCTATGTCAAGCGCCTGAGCGACGGCGAGGACCTGGAGAGCGTCCGCAAGGACTTTGTCAGTCATTTCAAGGAGGTGGATGCCTCGGAAATCATGCACGCGGAGCAGGAGCTGTTGCGGGACGGCGTACCGCTGGACGAGATGCAGCGCCTCTGCGACGTGCATTCGGCGCTTTTCCACGGCTCGACCCGGGAGGAGCGGAACATCAGGGCTGGCGGGGCGCCCGTTTTGCCGATGTTTCAGGCCGCACCGGCACCGACGCCGGCCACTTCCCAGACCGCCGAGCTGGCCCGGGAAAGCGGCCATCCAGTCAATGTCTTCATGCGGGAAAACGAGGCCATCGGGAAGCACATCAGCATGTTTTACGAGCAGTTGAACGCGGGCGCTGCTTTTGAGACACTGCAGGCCTCCTTTGCCGTCCTGCGCGCCCTCGGCAGCCACTACGCGAAAAAGGGCGACCTCATCTACCCGCTGCTCAAGTCGCGCTACGGCATTTCCGGGCCATCGGAGGTGATGTGGACGGTGGACGACGAAATCCGGGCAGAGATGCGGGCACTGGACAAGGGCGGGCTTCCGGAGAGCGAATGGCGTGAGCGCGCCGGAAAGGTGATTGGCCGCGCGGAGGAAATGATCTTCAAGGAAAACAACATCCTGCTCCCGCTCTGCGTGCAGCACTTTACCGAGGACGAGTGGCGGCAAATGGCGCGCGACCTGCAGGACTACGAGCCCTGCCTCACCCCGGCGATTCCCCTTTGGCAGCGGGCGGAAGACGCGCCCATCTGGAAGGACTCGCCTGCACTGCGCAATGCAGCTGCGGCCGAAGCGGGTGAAATCGTGCTGCCGAGCGGGCACCTCACGGTGGAACAGCTCGGCGCCATGCTGAACACCCTCCCGCTGGAAATCACCTTCGTGGACGCGAACGACATCAACCGCTACTTCAACGAGGGTGAAAAGTTCTTCAAAAGGCCGCTGGCAGCCTTGGACCGGGAAGTCTATCTCTGCCACCCGCCCAAAATCGAGGCCATGGTGCGCCGGCTCATCGCAGATTTCAAAAGCGGCGCCCGCGACACCATGGACGTGTGGATGGAGAAACAGGGCCATTCCTTCCTCGTGCGCTACATGGCGGTGCGCGACCGGAAGGGCCGGTTCATCGGCACCATGGAGTGCGTGCAGCAGATGGATGCGATCAAAAAGCACTTCGTCAAGGGATGA
- a CDS encoding ABC transporter permease, whose amino-acid sequence MKTRRWNKNTQFYTAVGLAGILVAVALLGPWLAPHSAFETDFLHTMEAPGRDYPLGTDQVGRCILSRLLYGARISLGMTFGMLAAIFVLGLIIGTIAGMRGGWADTCIMRLADTILAFPDLIFAIAVVGLLGPGIINTICALAIIWWTKFARLARVLVRTTVQSDAFIAGRMAGAGPFKLVQSYILPAIFPPMLTQLSLDIGNMMLALAGLSFLGLGVQPPTPEWGNMLSEGRDYLQSAPWLVIYPGLAIFGVVVVFNILGDATRKYLNPERY is encoded by the coding sequence ATGAAAACAAGGCGATGGAACAAGAACACCCAGTTTTACACGGCCGTCGGGCTGGCCGGCATCCTGGTGGCCGTAGCGCTGCTTGGCCCCTGGCTCGCGCCCCACTCGGCCTTTGAAACCGACTTCCTGCACACCATGGAAGCGCCGGGCCGCGACTATCCGCTGGGCACGGATCAGGTGGGCCGCTGCATTCTCTCCCGGCTGCTGTACGGCGCACGCATTTCACTCGGCATGACCTTTGGCATGCTGGCCGCGATTTTCGTGCTGGGCCTCATCATCGGCACCATTGCCGGCATGCGCGGCGGCTGGGCCGACACCTGCATCATGCGGCTGGCCGACACCATTCTGGCCTTTCCGGACCTGATTTTCGCCATCGCCGTGGTCGGCCTTTTGGGACCGGGCATTATCAACACCATCTGCGCCCTGGCCATCATCTGGTGGACCAAATTCGCCCGGCTGGCCCGGGTCCTGGTGCGCACCACCGTGCAGAGCGACGCCTTCATTGCCGGGCGCATGGCCGGGGCGGGCCCCTTCAAGCTGGTGCAGAGCTATATCCTGCCCGCCATCTTTCCGCCCATGCTCACCCAACTGAGCCTGGACATCGGCAACATGATGCTGGCCCTGGCCGGGCTGTCCTTTCTGGGCCTGGGCGTGCAGCCGCCCACCCCGGAATGGGGCAACATGCTGAGCGAAGGCCGCGACTATCTGCAGAGCGCACCCTGGCTGGTCATCTATCCGGGCCTGGCCATTTTCGGCGTGGTGGTGGTTTTCAACATTCTGGGCGACGCCACGAGAAAATATCTCAATCCGGAGCGCTACTGA
- the hcp gene encoding hydroxylamine reductase, which translates to MFCNQCEQTAGGHACTKAGVCGKKEDLAGLQDLLIHALEGLALFAREGRRLGIVDTAADRFTVEAIFSTLTNVDFDPERFVELIHKAVEHREALKQQIAAKGGKTDFPEPQAGFQPQGTTADMAKTGADLKLLETLDTDENIRSLKQTLLFGLKGICAYADHAAILGQSDPEIAGFCYESLCALMARGLSVSQCVDAAMQAGRINLRAMELLDAANTGTYGHPQPTAVPLGHRKNKCILISGHDLRDLELLLEQSAGKGIDIYTHGEMLPTHGYPKLKKYPHFYGHYGTAWQNQQKEMPAFPGAILFTTNCLQKPGADYTDRLFTTGLVGWPGVKHIGPDKDFSPVIEAALAAPGFSEDLDKGSVLVGFARNAVLGVADKVIAGVKSGAIRHFFLVGGCDGAKPGRNYYTRLVELVPKDCVVLTLACGKFRFFDKQLGEIDGIPRLLDVGQCNDAYSAIQIALALAKAFSCDVNELPLSMILSWYEQKAVAILLTLLFLGVKDIRLGPSLPAFITPAVLQVLVDNFAIKPIAASPEEDLKAILG; encoded by the coding sequence ATGTTTTGCAATCAGTGCGAACAGACCGCAGGCGGACATGCCTGCACCAAGGCGGGCGTGTGCGGCAAAAAGGAAGATCTGGCGGGCCTGCAGGACCTGCTCATCCACGCGCTGGAAGGCCTGGCGCTCTTTGCCAGGGAGGGCCGGCGGCTGGGCATCGTGGACACGGCGGCTGACCGCTTTACGGTCGAGGCCATTTTTTCCACCCTCACCAATGTGGATTTTGACCCGGAGCGTTTCGTCGAGCTCATCCACAAGGCTGTGGAGCACCGTGAGGCCCTGAAACAGCAGATTGCGGCCAAAGGCGGCAAAACGGACTTTCCGGAGCCGCAGGCCGGCTTTCAGCCCCAGGGCACGACAGCGGACATGGCCAAAACCGGCGCAGACCTGAAACTGCTGGAGACGCTGGACACGGACGAAAACATCCGCTCGCTCAAGCAGACGCTGCTGTTCGGGCTGAAGGGCATCTGCGCCTACGCCGACCACGCGGCCATTCTGGGCCAGAGTGATCCGGAAATCGCGGGCTTCTGCTACGAGTCCCTGTGCGCACTGATGGCCAGGGGTCTGAGCGTGAGCCAGTGCGTGGACGCCGCCATGCAGGCGGGCAGGATCAATCTGCGCGCCATGGAGCTGCTGGACGCGGCCAACACCGGAACCTACGGCCATCCGCAGCCCACCGCCGTGCCCCTGGGGCATCGCAAAAACAAGTGCATCCTCATTTCCGGCCACGACCTGCGCGACCTGGAGCTTCTGCTCGAGCAGAGCGCAGGCAAGGGCATCGACATCTACACCCACGGCGAAATGCTGCCCACCCACGGCTACCCGAAACTGAAGAAGTACCCGCATTTCTACGGCCACTACGGCACGGCCTGGCAGAACCAGCAGAAGGAGATGCCGGCCTTCCCCGGTGCGATTCTCTTCACCACCAACTGCCTGCAGAAGCCGGGCGCCGACTACACCGACCGCCTGTTCACCACCGGACTGGTCGGCTGGCCGGGCGTGAAACACATCGGGCCGGACAAGGACTTTTCACCGGTGATCGAGGCCGCGCTGGCCGCACCCGGCTTCAGCGAGGACCTGGACAAGGGCAGCGTGCTTGTGGGCTTTGCCCGCAATGCGGTTCTGGGCGTGGCGGACAAGGTCATCGCGGGCGTGAAATCCGGCGCGATCCGCCACTTCTTCCTGGTGGGCGGCTGCGACGGCGCCAAGCCGGGCCGCAACTACTACACCCGGCTGGTGGAACTCGTGCCCAAAGACTGCGTGGTGCTGACGCTCGCCTGCGGCAAGTTCCGCTTCTTTGACAAGCAACTGGGGGAGATCGACGGCATCCCGCGCCTTCTGGACGTGGGCCAGTGCAACGACGCCTATTCAGCCATCCAGATCGCGCTGGCTCTGGCCAAGGCCTTCAGCTGTGACGTGAACGAACTGCCACTCTCGATGATTCTTTCGTGGTACGAACAGAAGGCGGTCGCGATCCTGCTGACCCTGCTGTTTCTGGGGGTCAAGGACATCCGCCTGGGGCCCTCGCTCCCGGCTTTCATCACGCCTGCGGTGCTGCAGGTGCTGGTGGACAACTTTGCCATCAAACCCATCGCCGCCAGCCCGGAGGAAGATCTCAAGGCCATTTTGGGATAA
- a CDS encoding ABC transporter permease, which produces MIQSILRKIPELLVVMLAATLVTFFLTWLSPSDPARIYFDARGISPSPEALAGMRHEMGLDRPFIVQYGRWLNGMLHLDAGKSLRTGESVSQMVKSRFFMTFKLALAAIGPMFICSFALGILAALKEGSWINLLIRGFSFAGISIPDFWLGLMMILVFIVHLHWFRLTDPYAASSLVLPAATLVIPLICRYTHQIQAMIGEEMTKEYAIGARARGCREWRIVLFHVLPAVLGSLVTLFGLSCALLLGGTVIVEAIFSWPGLGTMAIEAINARDYPVLQAYVMVMVCIYVGINFITDVVAELLDPRLRLTGGQA; this is translated from the coding sequence ATGATCCAATCCATTTTGCGCAAGATCCCGGAGCTGCTGGTGGTGATGCTGGCCGCCACCCTGGTCACCTTCTTCCTCACCTGGCTCAGCCCCAGCGATCCGGCCCGGATCTACTTCGATGCCAGGGGCATTTCTCCCAGCCCCGAGGCCCTGGCCGGGATGCGACACGAGATGGGCCTGGACCGGCCTTTCATCGTCCAGTACGGCCGATGGCTGAACGGCATGCTGCACCTGGACGCCGGCAAGTCGCTGCGCACCGGCGAGTCGGTGTCCCAAATGGTGAAAAGCCGCTTTTTCATGACCTTCAAGCTGGCCCTGGCCGCCATCGGGCCCATGTTCATCTGCTCCTTTGCCCTGGGCATTCTGGCCGCGCTCAAGGAAGGCTCCTGGATCAACCTCCTGATTCGGGGCTTCTCCTTTGCCGGCATCTCCATCCCGGATTTCTGGCTGGGCCTGATGATGATTCTGGTCTTCATCGTGCACCTGCACTGGTTCCGGCTGACCGACCCCTACGCGGCCTCCAGTCTGGTGCTGCCAGCCGCCACCCTGGTCATCCCGCTGATCTGCCGCTACACCCACCAGATTCAGGCCATGATCGGCGAAGAAATGACGAAGGAGTACGCGATCGGCGCACGGGCGCGCGGCTGCCGGGAATGGCGCATCGTGCTCTTCCACGTGCTGCCCGCGGTGCTGGGCAGTCTGGTCACCCTCTTTGGCCTGTCCTGTGCGCTGCTGCTGGGCGGCACAGTCATTGTGGAAGCCATCTTTTCCTGGCCGGGCCTCGGCACCATGGCCATCGAAGCCATCAACGCCCGCGACTATCCGGTGTTGCAGGCCTATGTCATGGTCATGGTCTGCATCTACGTGGGCATCAACTTTATCACCGATGTGGTGGCCGAGCTGCTGGATCCGCGCCTCAGACTGACAGGGGGGCAGGCATGA